The Branchiostoma lanceolatum isolate klBraLanc5 chromosome 5, klBraLanc5.hap2, whole genome shotgun sequence region AATAATGTGGAAATCAAAAAATGAAAACTTGTTTTTggttttcaatgcacacttgaTATTGAATGTGCTCTTAACCACCAAATTCATTAAATCCCCCAGGAGTCGCGCAGGAGCCGTACGGCCCGACATGGAAGGAGCACCGCAAGTTCATGTTGACGAGTCTGCGGGACTTCGGCGTCGGCAAGAGGAGCATGGAAGGGAAGATTCTGGAGGAAACGAGGGCCCTCGCGGAcgaaatatcaaagaaagaaaaccagAGCTTTTGTATCTCAAACATGATGCAGGTTACGGTCTCAAACGTGATTTGCTCCATTGTGTTTGGCTCTCGCTACGATTACGACGACCCGAAATTCATACAACTAATTGAGGCTATCGACCATTTTTTTACGACCCCTAGAAGTGCTCTGCTACCGGCATTCATCCCCATTCTTCGCTACATCCCTGTCGTGAACCGAAGCTTTCTAAAGGTAATGAAGGTCCAATATTACATCGGCAGTCACATTCTGGAGCAGATCCGAGATCACGAGGCGACCTTTGACCCGAACGACATCCGGGACGTCATTGACGCCTTTCTTCTGGAGAAACGACGGAAGCAGACAGACGAGAACTCGACATTTACGGAACAACAGAACATCTTGGTGAGTAGAACACTGGTCTTTGCAATATTGGGTCCACGCCACCcgtacctttgccaagaaggttaatgTTTAGGGTGcgttttctgtgtgtttgtggacgGTATAACTAAAAAAAGACGCGGATCATATGGTATTTGGcaggtgggtaggggtcgggaaaacgaaggtcaagttcgataattgACCTCCTATCGGTTTTCTACAATACTGCAGTGGAATTTATatcgtgttctagacatgctgaGCTACTACAAGGCATACacaaactctaaatatttcctCTAactatttcttattttcttgttcAGGTTGTGATGGACCTTTTCCTGGCCGGTACGGAGACCACGTCCACCACCCTCCGCTGGGCCCTGCTGTACATGATCCTCCACCCGGACATCCAGGACAGGGTACGGCGGGAGATAGACAGCGTCATCGGGCAGAACCGGGACCCCTCCATGGCGCATCGCACTCAGGTGTGTCCTAAAGTAACACTTGCACCACAACCGCCTGTCGAAATTTATAATGATGTCCGAAAATTCTAAGGCACACCACACTCAATGATTCAACTAAACTTTACAAATCAAATTGTAAATGTCAACTTACTTTAAAAAACTTTTTGTCTCTACGGCATTTCTCATGATGACCCAATATTTCAGTGACCTTATTACGGACATGTGGCTCCTATAATAAGTCAGCTCTCTTGCCGCTAGATGCCGTACACAGAGGCAACCCTTGACGAGGTGGGCCGGCTGGCGACCATCGCTCCATTCGCCGTACCGCACGCCACAAGTAACGACATCACATTCAGGGGCTACAGCATTCCTAAGGTACG contains the following coding sequences:
- the LOC136434604 gene encoding cytochrome P450 2U1-like, translating into MIIDCLYDLWTSWSLLGVLVAAVCCLLAVWVMRRPPNLPPGPWGWPLIGVIFPKAEQLALTDCIPKYGDIISYYRGPYLVVSLGSYDVVREAFVKNAETFSSRPRPLNPILATYKTKGVAQEPYGPTWKEHRKFMLTSLRDFGVGKRSMEGKILEETRALADEISKKENQSFCISNMMQVTVSNVICSIVFGSRYDYDDPKFIQLIEAIDHFFTTPRSALLPAFIPILRYIPVVNRSFLKVMKVQYYIGSHILEQIRDHEATFDPNDIRDVIDAFLLEKRRKQTDENSTFTEQQNILVVMDLFLAGTETTSTTLRWALLYMILHPDIQDRVRREIDSVIGQNRDPSMAHRTQMPYTEATLDEVGRLATIAPFAVPHATSNDITFRGYSIPKGTVVEANVWAVHHDPQLWTDPHNFDPARFLDDDGKFVKREEVIPFSIGRRVCLGERLARMELFLIFTSLLQRFTFKLPEGAPVPSADGVFGGTHSPVPFKLVTIPRN